In Ischnura elegans chromosome 6, ioIscEleg1.1, whole genome shotgun sequence, one genomic interval encodes:
- the LOC124160641 gene encoding transport and Golgi organization protein 11: MADVTSPSRFNADGDHFYDSNKADDITYSMRVPKRITVAGTAGEVDTFRSDWDQSNGNESLNMHIPDRIIVVGEDKHVGVKEPIREMKLENAVMPPESGMVKIKTPPRSITLDEHYFPPADEVHPSLINRHYGGSDGYYNGYTMHEDQEIVVTPGRPLNKTPRNFRIGVRELTPGPSEGLSVNEEVFHLRRQVAKLHRRVMNIELDNQQRQQRETIVRTIGIAYFVIKTLLWLYRSS, from the exons ATGGCCGATGTCACATCGCCTAGTCGTTTTAATGCAGATGGGGACCATTTCTATGACTCCAACAAAGCAGACGACATCACTTACAGTATGCGAGTGCCAAAACGAATAACAGTTGCTG GAACTGCCGGGGAAGTCGATACTTTTCGATCTGACTGGGATCAGAGCAATGGAAATGAAAGTCTAAATATGCATATTCCTGACAGAATAATCGTTGTTG GAGAGGATAAACATGTAGGCGTGAAAGAGCCGATAAGAGAAATGAAATTAGAGAATGCTGTCATGCCTCCCGAATCAGGAATGGTGAAAATAAAG ACTCCCCCACGCTCCATAACATTAGATGAACACTACTTCCCTCCTGCTGATGAAGTTCATCCTTCACTCATTAATCGTCATTATGGAGGAAGTGATGGTTATTACAATGGCTATACTATGCATGAAGACCAGGAAATAGTGGTCACCCCTGGGCGTCCTTTGAACAAGACTCCTCGTAACTTCAGAATTGGTGTCAG GGAACTCACACCTGGACCTTCTGAGGGTCTCTCAGTCAATGAAGAAGTGTTCCATCTTCGAAGGCAAGTGGCAAAACTTCATCGGCGTGTAATGAATATCGAACTTGACAATCAACAGCGACAGCAACGTGAAACAATAGTGCGCACTATTGGAATAGCATACTTTGTTATCAAGACTCTCTTGTGGCTATATAGGTCATCATGA